In Thermodesulfovibrionia bacterium, one DNA window encodes the following:
- a CDS encoding DUF488 family protein: MIYTIGYQKSNLKHIISIMDAKDIGLLVDVRSVPYSRVPEKYEFNKNRMIEELKDKYLWVGDICGGKSGNPVPQKCINEIIDLHKGRGFNLLLMCMENHPCDCHRLYDISRRLVKSGEIPVHLFDGNEVETHVLSERFCKERGDNRRGKR, encoded by the coding sequence GTGATATATACGATCGGGTATCAGAAATCAAATCTTAAACATATAATCAGCATCATGGATGCGAAGGACATCGGCCTCTTAGTCGATGTCCGCTCCGTCCCTTATTCCAGAGTCCCTGAGAAGTACGAGTTCAATAAGAACCGTATGATCGAGGAGCTTAAAGACAAATATTTGTGGGTAGGAGATATCTGCGGCGGGAAATCAGGGAACCCGGTACCGCAGAAATGTATCAACGAGATTATAGACCTGCATAAGGGAAGAGGCTTCAATCTTTTGCTTATGTGCATGGAGAATCATCCGTGCGACTGTCACAGGTTATATGATATCTCCCGGCGGCTGGTAAAGTCCGGAGAGATCCCGGTGCATCTGTTTGATGGTAATGAGGTTGAGACGCATGTGCTGTCAGAGAGATTCTGTAAAGAAAGGGGGGATAATAGACGTGGAAAACGATAG